Proteins found in one Mytilus edulis chromosome 2, xbMytEdul2.2, whole genome shotgun sequence genomic segment:
- the LOC139511877 gene encoding homeotic protein proboscipedia-like yields MTMDEGRESGFINSQPSIAEFMTSVPLINEALQAPSIISSDGMRSYCQSFTTSQQPTQDIGGDPGARDSGLSMKFPDYAWMKEKKPVRKGVAPDQTELDYMTTGSMGNGSTPASNAGSASGAGGGTRRLRTAYTNTQLLELEKEFHFNKYLCRPRRIEIAASLDLTERQVKVWFQNRRMKYKRQSQSQRPKSDSDEGFQLECNLESPTSSEESCERIDNGEAKHEMNGETSNVLSKKQNTKTISDGQTTDTPNDDEENRLSQNKNNILDLTKIDKTGISHDMAKENAVNDAEICTDVVVSQGIPECNSNQELLRLENKQSIENQSPLQTFVSNVSQMNSKASPSDSLSLNDVPSVPDLPDITSSPRDNNNTIHSNFKTEKLDSESVSYFSLSSPSTSSSAIPASSSPSLSTGSAHEFTSGPVVSSDLEVMKAASEIVSSKEKREQPNEFYNSKYRQNSMYTGHNGYNYPAMKMANSQNGELWRNANSFYNSELYQGRPQAVAYGGRQYSGDYSAGQNSTNANGVRNLNPSWNVYNTNGYSGDAFSQNHAQFRNLYQQQRMDLQMDSDNFTAANLSRYNFGNSTETINSQSMERRFNSPYMGKSSTYPQQTTRIDQHSSNSIYSGNYMDSYSPGVNTVMNSSVCHRQLSNNTSIRNISSPSNKDSELIQEQYNGGSPYNDVSSSDFTSIFSEYFNSQQPEYQAI; encoded by the exons atgacCATGGACGAAGGAAGAGAGTCTGGCTTTATTAACAGCCAACCTAGTATTGCAGAATTTATGACTTCGGTGCCACTTATCAATGAAGCTTTACAAGCACCATCAATCATTTCGAGCGACGGCATGCGATCATACTGCCAATCTTTCACTACCTCGCAGCAACCGACCCAGGACATTGGAGGCGACCCTGGGGCAAGGGATTCTGGATTATCGATGAAATTTCCTGACTATGCCTGGATGAAAGAAAAGAAACCTGTCCGGAAAGGAGTCGCACCTGACCAAACCGAGCTag aTTATATGACAACAGGTTCCATGGGTAATGGCAGTACCCCTGCAAGTAACGCCGGTTCTGCGAGTGGGGCAGGAGGAGGGACACGTCGTCTACGTACAGCTTACACGAATACACAATTACTTGAGCTTGAAAAGGAATttcatttcaataaatatttatgtCGTCCAAGAAGAATTGAAATCGCTGCATCTTTGGATTTGACGGAGAGACAGGTAAAAGTCTGGTTTCAAAACCGACGAATGAAATACAAGAGACAATCTCAATCTCAAAGACCTAAATCTGATTCAGATGAAGGTTTTCAGTTAGAGTGTAATCTAGAAAGTCCAACTTCATCTGAGGAAAGTTGTGAAAGAATAGACAACGGTGAAGCTAAACATGAAATGAATGGAGAAACATCAAACGTTTTATCAAAGAAACAGAATACAAAAACAATCTCTGATGGGCAAACGACTGACACGCCCAATGATGATGAGGAAAACAGACTCtctcaaaacaaaaataacattctcGATCTAACAAAAATAGATAAAACTGGCATCTCGCATGACATGGCGAAAGAGAACGCCGTTAATGATGCGGAGATATGCACAGATGTCGTGGTTTCACAGGGAATTCCCGAATGTAATAGCAATCAGGAATTATTACGCTTGGAAAATAAACAAAGTATAGAAAACCAATCTCCTCTACAAACATTTGTTAGTAATGTTAGCCAGATGAATTCTAAAGCATCACCTTCTGATAGCTTGTCTCTAAACGATGTACCGTCCGTCCCCGATTTACCTGATATCACAAGCTCGCCAAGAGATAATAACAATACAATTCattcaaatttcaaaacggaaaaacTTGATTCTGAATCTGTCTCATATTTCTCCTTATCTTCTCCTTCTACGTCATCATCTGCTATTCCCGCTTCATCTAGTCCATCGCTTTCGACCGGAAGTGCTCATGAATTTACTTCCGGTCCCGTGGTTTCGAGTGATCTTGAGGTTATGAAAGCAGCATCTGAAATAGTTAGTTCAAAAGAAAAAAGAGAGCAACCAAATGAATTTTACAATAGCAAATATCGCCAAAATTCAATGTACACCGGGCATAATGGGTACAATTATCCTGCAATGAAAATGGCAAATAGTCAAAATGGCGAATTATGGCGAAatgcaaatagtttttacaactCAGAATTGTATCAAGGTAGACCTCAGGCTGTTGCTTATGGTGGACGGCAATATTCTGGAGATTATAGCGCAGGCCAAAATAGCACAAATGCGAATGGTGTTCGCAACTTGAACCCTTCATGGAACGTTTACAATACAAATGGATACAGCGGTGATGCTTTCAGCCAAAATCATGCGCAGTTCAGAAATTTGTATCAGCAGCAGAGAATGGATTTACAAATGGATTCTGACAATTTTACAGCAGCCAATTTATCGAGATACAACTTTGGAAACTCCACCGAGACAATTAACAGCCAATCAATGGAGAGAAGATTTAATTCGCCTTATATGGGCAAATCGTCTACTTATCCCCAGCAGACGACCCGAATAGACCAACATTCATCAAATTCCATTTACAGTGGCAATTACATGGACAGTTATTCACCCGGTGTCAATACTGTAATGAACTCATCAGTATGCCATAGACAACTCTCTAACAATACATCCATCCGGAACATCTCTAGCCCTAGCAATAAAGACAGTGAATTAATACAAGAACAATATAATGGCGGATCTCCCTATAATGACGTCTCATCGTCTGACTTTACTAGCATATTTAGCGAGTATTTTAATTCACAACAGCCGGAATACCAAGCGATTTGA
- the LOC139510788 gene encoding alpha-(1,3)-fucosyltransferase FucT-like: MGAVLLKDRLFFWFLIRPLRIVVPSSKSLEYESLITDYDSLITEYDSLITEYDSLITEYESLITDYDSLITEYESLITEYDSLITEYESLITEYESLITEYDSLITEYEFLITEYDSLITEYDSLITEYDSLITEYDSLITEYESLITEYDSLITEYDSLITEYDSLITDYDSLITEYDSLITEYDSLIT; encoded by the exons ATGGGTGCTGTTCTTCTGAAAGACCGATTGTTTTTCTGGTTTTTGATCCGACCTTTGAGAATTGTGGTGCCATCTTCGAAGAGTCTGG AATATGAGTCCTTGATTACAGACTATGATTCCTTGATTACAGAATATGATTCCTTGATTACAGAATATGATTCCTTGATTACAGAATATGAGTCCTTGATTACAGACTATGATTCCTTGATTACAGAATATGAGTCCTTGATTACAGAATATGATTCCTTGATTACAGAATATGAGTCCTTGATTACAGAATATGAGTCCTTGATTACAGAATATGATTCCTTGATTACAGAATATGAGTTCTTGATTACAGAATATGATTCCTTGATTACAGAATATGATTCCTTAATTACAGAATATGATTCCTTGATTACAGAATATGATTCCTTGATTACAGAATATGAGTCCTTGATTACAGAATATGATTCCTTGATTACAGAATATGATTCCTTGATTACAGAATATGATTCCTTGATTACAGACTATGATTCCTTGATTACAGAATATGATTCCTTGATTACAGAATATGATTCTTTGATTACATAA